Below is a genomic region from Gadus morhua chromosome 4, gadMor3.0, whole genome shotgun sequence.
gttaataaaaaacaatttatttaATTACCTTAAAGAGAATATCTATAATCTTTCGGTGATATTGTTAAGGTAAAGGATGATGAGAATATTATATTATCTAATTTCATAAAATGCATCAAGCCTTGAGCATTCGTAAAACAATGGTGGTTGTTGTTAGGATAATAGATGCAACCGATTATATTCACATTTATACAGTTCATCTGCTACAGCCTATACAATATTATTTAACAAAAGACTAAACATCCTGAAATAAGTTAACTGTATGCTGCTTCAGCCTTGTTGCCAGATACCAGCATACAATTATAATACGATAGACATTTTCAGCTACTATTAATGATTCCACGTCCCAGTTGAAAAGCTTTTGTGCATACGTTTTATTTTAACAGgacaataaaatatttataacgGTTATTAGAGCAGTTTTTATTATGTTGCCATACATGTAACAATGAATTCCCTTGATGCTCGTAGGCTACTCGGCTTCCAACAGTCTTACCAAAATAAGGTTTAATTCACGATTTAGTTTGTGTTCCACAAAGGTTGATCTTTAATTAACTTGCACAACTGCTAGTATAAATTGAAGTATTAGTCTTCTAAAAAGTGATGAATAATCACATATAATGAGAGCGAATTCTGTCTATACTTTTAGGCATTTACTTTCTCTGTAATGTTTAAAGATTTCAAAGGGAAGTGACGCGTATTTCCCATGCGAGTTCCGTAGGAACGCCTTCAATGCATGTGTGCTCGTTCTGTCCAATCAGGTATCAGAAGCTTTTGATTTTGAGCGAATCAGATTTGAGCGAGCTAGCATTTAAACCGAGGGGATACATTCATAGCTATTGTCCAGCAGCAGTGCAGAGTTCTCCATTCCTCACGAACTCGAACCAGTGGTTTAACTATGGCTTTCCGCGTGACGAGGGTAAGACCTTATTTGTAATCCATTTCATATCTATGTTGCTGCAGTTATCCAtattatgactttttttttaagtatttaTTGTAAAATGTTCAGATTATGACTCATTCATCGTGTTTCAGTAAGTGTTTCGCTCTTTCAGCCTCCATCTCGCTCATGTTTCCTTGACTCTAAATTTGTTTTGCAGAATCGTATTGCTTCTGAGAATGCCGTTGTTGGCAAGGCCGCCCAGACGGCCAAACCTACACTGCGGCCCAGGGCAGCGTTGGGGAATATCGGCAATGTTGCCATCTCCGTGCAGGGACCGCAAAGGGTAAATTGCAGGCCGCGTTTGGCAAGCAATCCAATACAATGCAAAATCAAAAAGAAATCAATCAGGAAGCTGTACAATTGTTAACATTGTATATCATTTACAGCAGCTCAAAAAAGCTGAGGCAAATATCCCCAAGCCCAAAACAAAGAAGGCCCCTGTGCTCCCTGTGGAAGAGCCTGCCAAAGAGGAGCCTAAGGTGAAGGGAACACTTTATAAAATCTGCACACTTTTGTTCTCACTCTTATTCATACCAAGCTAATGCATTTCATTTGGTAGGAAATTCCCGAGCccccatctccttctccaaTGGACATCTCGGGCTGTACTCCATCAGAACTGTGCGACGCCTTCTCGGATGTCCTGCTTGACATCAAAGATGTGGATGCGGACGACTACAATAATCCCATGCTCTGTAGCGAATATGTCAAGGAAATCTACAAGTACCTCCGACAGCTCGAGGTAGACTTTGTGTACTTGTATATTGGGGCCTGATTAGCTCTGAAGGTAGAGCGgttgtctgctaaatgcccgaatgttaatgttaacttcctgtttggGCCATCTTAGCCATTCCTTTTGTTAATGTGCTTAACCCCATCCCAGGTGGACCAGGCTGTAAAGCCCAAATATCTGCTGGGACATGAAGTGACCGGAAACATGCGTGCCGTCCTCGTTGATTGGCTTGTACAGGTGTCTGTGAAGTTCCGTCTTCTCCAGGAAACTCTCTTCATGACGGTGGCCATTATTGACCGCTTTCTTCAGGTAAAGTCTTGTCTATATGTGAGTTACTCTGTTTTTGGGCCTGGCAGCAGTGTTTGTAGAAGACGTGTGGTTAACCGAGCACACGGTGACAGTACAGGCAAAGCATCCATTTTGTCTGCAAAACCACCATCTTGCTTTGAAAAGTACAGGGGGGTCCTCACTGTAAGCCGTCACTCCCAACAGGACCATCCAGTTCCCAAGAAGCAGCTCCAGCTGGTCGGAGTCACGGCCATGTTCATCGCCGCCAAATACGAAGAGATGTACCCGCCAGAGATCTACGACTTCGCCTACGTCACGGACCACACGTACACCACCGCCAACATCCGGGAGATGGAGATGACTGTGCTCAGGGTCCTGGACTTCAGCCTGGGACGACCCCTGCCCATCCAGTTCCTCCGACGCGGCTCAAAGATCGcagaggtgagtgtgtgtggcctcCCGCACGACTGCCGACCCACAGAGCTCGCACCGCGTTTGCCAGTTGGGTCAGCGGCTTTGCTTACCGTCCTCAGGTGGCCGCCGAGCAACACGCCCTGGCCAAGTACTTCCTGGAGCTCTGCATGGTGGACTACGAGATGGTCCACATCCCGCCGTCCAAGGTGGCCAGCGCTGCGCTGTCGCTTTCACTCCGTGTCTTCGACTGCGGTGACTGGGTAAGGCCCTACAGGCACACGGCACTATATTCTTTAGTGGGTAGTCTTAATACCTTGATTACTTGCCGTGTATGGCGCCTTCTGTCCCCTGAAGGATTAAACGCTAGTTCCATTCAGGCCCCCATAACtagggttgggtatcgtttgggttttatccgataccggtgcctactctgtactttttaaatggttccggtgctaaaacggttcAGGTACATAAAAAAAACGATACTGCATACATGCACGACTTATGAGTTTCATATTAAGCAGAAGGTCAGCGGACACTTGAGTTGAATGGCAACGGCGTTTGCCAGCCGTTCTTCGGTGGGAACCGGTATAGcgcccagcactaacgcaagttgacgccgcaacagtttcggtgctcaaccctaaTCATGACTCTTGTGATCTTCCTCAGGATACGACACTGGCACATTACATGAACTTCACTGCGGAGGAACTCCTTCCTGTGATCCAGCTCATTGCAAAGAACGTTGTCAAAGTGAACGATGGTCAGACAAAGAATGTGGTAAGCAGGACCCAACCCGGTGTTTCTACTACATGTGCATGACACTCTTGGCGGTATAATAATTCCGTTCCTTTGCTTTTCAGGCTGTCAAGAACAAGTATGCGTCTGCCAAGATGATGAAGATTTCGACGATTGCACAGCTCAAATCATCCCTTATCACAAACTTGGCAACAAAATCAAAGGattgtgtgttgtagtgtacaGATAACTTAAGGGTTTTTGGGTTTTACCTGAAGCAGATTCTTTTGAATCATTTTATATATGAAGGGCTAAACTTGTTTTAAAAGTTTAGGCTTGTGTGAATTTTAACTTTTTATTCAGAATTAAAATTTCTACGAAACAATCTTGGTTGTATAATTGCACCtgaccaccagagggcgctaaAGGATTATATATACACCCTTGTAAATGGCTCTCCTTTTTTCTTCAAATGTAATAAATTATCTGACATAAGATGTCAGTCAAAGCCACGAACTCTTTTAATACAATTATTTGGAGATTAGGTAGGCCTAGACTTTCAATCGTGCATCTAACTAGCTTATAGTGATCATTCAAACGCCTCCCTCGCCGTGGTTGTAGGCCCACCTACTTAACATCACGGTCATGGACCATGTGAAAACAAATGGAAGCTGATAAACTACAAGCATCGTCAACTGTAGTCATCCACAACTGGAGACAGGCTGTGGACGATCGGGGTGGGGGTTCCATACTGGCTCGAAGCTGTCCTAGCCTAGGGGCTCTTCCGTTTAGTGGGCTATCATGGCCATCTGCCAGCAGCGTCTATAAGGAACCTAGGCAGCTTCGCTGGTGTCTGCGTTTAAATGTATTCTAACTCTGTCCAGTCACATTTCACCTTACCGGCCATAGGGACCACAAAActtatgccttttttttttttcctgagcTGTGAACAGCACGGTTGCTATTGGCTTAATATAATCGAGAACCCTTGTGCTTCAGTCAAGGCCTACCGATCAGATTAAAGAAGTTCTGAATTGGATACATCTCTTCACTATAGCACGGGGTCGCTACCGCGCTGCATCCAGAAGTGAAGTAGGCCTTCAACCGGTTTGTATACATCGGGATCTTTGCAGATAAAGATGCTATGCTTAATCTTCCCATAGAGACGAGTGATAATTAGTATGTTGTGTCTGTAAAGGGAGGCTTTTAAACCCATGGCTCATGTGGGAATTCATGCTTGAGGGCTGAGGTCATCCCTGGGCTCCCGTATCGGTTTACAAGACGATCCCCACTCCTGTGTGAAGTCCCAAAAAAGTCCAGCTGCTCTCCAATATCGTGCGTTCTACATTGCCAGTTTATAAGGGATTTTAGGTTTGGATGTATATTAGTAGCTACTAGCTATATCGGTGAAGTCCAAAATTAGAGTTCACGCTCCAAACCAGTTCGGCCTCAAAACTCGCTTTGTAGGCCgaactcacaagcacacacaaatcgTTGTTTCTCCCTAAAGCATGCAATTTCCCTCCTAGACGTTTATACAAAGTCCTTAAAGTCAGCAGGTGGAGGTAAACACCCAGATTGTGTATGAATTTGGATAATTTcagttgtaggcctactccGCTCACGGCAGCCATCACTTCTGTTCGCAATCTTTTGAATGGACGATTTACTCCAGATTAAAACCAATCCTTCCATGGCTCCATTGAACATTTTCTCTCCAACTCTAAATTAACGTTGTCTGTGAAGTACCAGAGTGGAAGATCTCCACGCTTCCAATCCATAGCAGAGGACCATATGACTGGTGCGGTTCAGGTTTTTTCATTTATTGTAGGCCAGCCATGTGTATTTGAACAAAGGTTGGAACGACAGTGATCGCTACGGCTCTACGTGGGCAACTTTGTTATAGTGGCTGAAAAAAAGGCAATTATTGATCACTTATTTTGGTCAATCCTGTGACTTTTCAGTTTCGTTTCCAGTAGCCTACCCATGTCAAAAAGCGAATAATATGACATAAGATGAATTGAATATACACCCTAAGACAAACACCTACACCTCCTCCGCTACCGTTGATCATAAGGACCATTCGCTCTGTGCTTGTAACCCGATCTTGATAAAGCAGAGTCAGCCTGTTCGCTGGCAGACTCTGCATCTGTTCTTCCAGAGGATCATCCTCCCCGGGGCCCCAAAGTGGGGAGAAGGGCCAGGGATGGgtgtgctggtgctgctgctgctgctgacacGTTGTAAATCTACCTCTGGGGGTCACTGTCTCCCCCAACCCCTACCCCGCCCCGCGTTGTTCTCAGCTCTGCCGCCTCATTGGTCGGCGATGCGACTCTATGACCTGTCACTCACAGGCGATGATCAATTCCTCACCCCTGGGTGCGTGTGAAGGATGTTTTAGAGGGTGACGCGTCAGCAAACGATTATGCTCACTCCAGGGTTACTCGTTTCCTTGCCGAGTTCAATATATCATTACGGAGGTGAAGTTCAGAATCGGTTTGAGTGGATTCTGCTGTTCGGTTTTATGGATCCCGAGATAGTGCTTTTGCTGGGAATagtttattgttatttatttgcttTTTTTCCTGAACAAAGGAGGACCTTTCTTTTAAAGTCTAAATTGTCCGGAGGAGGGTCAATGTTTACAAGACCATGAAGTCTTAGACCCTTCTTAATAACAATTAATACATTTTCCccatcacatcacacacgcgcatacacacacacacacacacacgcacacacagtgtcctCAGGGGAGCGGCTGAACAGAAGCATGGGTTATAGATTATATGAGTCAATATGACTAGTTTCCTGCTAGACTATTATCCAGATGCACTTAGGGAGTACGTTCCTGCTCTCTCCACTGGCCAGGTTATAAAGTGCACCAGTCCACCTAAATTATTCAgaagcctccctcctccttttcctcctcctcctgacccccttccccttcatcctccccttccttctcctactccttcctcctccttctccttcttctccttctcccccttctccccaccACCTTCCTtctcatcttcttcctcctcctcctccattagAGTGACCAGCCAGACAGGGGACACTGTGgacagagaggtgtgtgtgtgtgtgtgtgtgtgtgtgtgtgtgtgtgtgtgtgtgtgtgtgtgtgtgtgtgtgtgtgtgtgtgtgtgtgtgtgtgtgtgtgtgtgtgtgtgtgtgtgtgtgtgcgtgcgtgcgtgcgcgcgtgtgtctgcAGGTCAATTCAGCAGCAGTAGACTGAATGAATGGGTCAGTGTGATTGGTTGTGAATGGAGCCGTATGTAACCAATCATATTCTTCATCTCTACCATTGAGAGATTGGGGTTAGAAACCACAGTGAATGAGTCTTCAGACCATAGAGATGTGAATAATAAGAACATAagtcagtatatatatatgtatgtatacataataAACATTGTctacagtagtagtagtgtgtgtgtgtgtgtgtgtgtgtgtgtgtgtgtgtgtgtgtgtgtgtgtgtgtattcccttGTCTGAGATTGTTCTGTCCGGTTACATCATCAacctaaaataaataataataataaaatgagaACAGTGATCAAAGTGCATGCGCttagccatttttttttttgctatcgTTTTATGACATCTTCATTATGTTGGCAGAATATACTGAGTATCtgcctattttttttaaagctccaTTACTTATTCAACTGTAAGCCTACACCTCACCACTCGGCCTGTCAGGCTAATAACCCACGTCGTTGTGAGTGACAAATCGCTAGTCAGGCTAAACCTGTTACGGCCATTAGGCCTTGTTTTAAATGGACGTTATGAGGAGGTCTGGGTGGATATCGGCGTCGGGTGTCATGTAGCCATCTGACCATACTATTAGCCTGATCATATTAGGTAACGCCAGATTGAGatgagcccctcccctctctataatgtaggcctacacgtaTCGGGTTGCGTTCACTGAGAGCCACGTCCGTCCCCGGGTCTGCACTGTAGCCATAAGGGTTACATGAAGGGCTCATTCAGATGAGGCACTGGGATGGTGTCAGTTAAAGACAGTGGGAGATCATGCTGTTAAAAAGTCATTGATACTCCTGATAATAATACTGATAGCAAAACAACAGTAGGACGGATAATATTTCACTTTCACATTCTGTTCCATCTCTGTTTCTCTGGGACCGTCAGTCTGAACCCAGTTTCTCTCCCAAAAAAGTTGAAGCGATTGGACCAATCAGAGTTAGGGGGATGGAGTTTCAGTCGATGATGGAGCAAAGGGTGCCACAGACTGTAGAATTTCAAAAACAATGGCGGGGCCCGAAGAAAGACCACTGATCCACGGAGCGGTTATATCTGAAATAGACTGAATAATAATGTGAGGTCGTGCCCGTATTCGGAATTAAATTGCTGCCCGGCCATGGTCTGATATTAATTGCAAACCGCAAACTTGAATACCATGATGGTCACACAAAGCTAACAAAACTGTCTCCATAAGGCTAACCTGAACCGTCTGACAGACAAACCTCTCTGGGATCAATAGCCTCATGAAGGAAGCCACATCTGAGAGGAGCTTCCCTTCAAACACAGCTGTTGGACCAATTAGAAATGGGTTGGACACAAATTAAACGTGGAAACCAAATGCATGTTTTTGCTTCTATAGGCCTATGTTTTTGGTCTGTTTACTTTTCAACTTTAATACATTGAATGGACATTAGAGTTCATTAATAGGACTTTACTTAAAATAACCTTTATTTTGACGTTATATAAATTCACCAAATTGCGAATTATAATTGTATGCAATTActatacataggcctaccaGAGATACATAATccagatagggggggggggggggggggggggggagatgtatGTGGGAGGGGGACATGGGGCAGACAGGTGTAAATGTAACACAAGTAGTCGTTTTGTTCTGGATGTGTGGGAAGGGCGACCCCTCTTACGTATTCATGGGCCTTCTCAAGCAGTTGACAAATTCCTGAGTCAAACTGAAGGTTTTTCTGAGTTTAGGGCTTTGCGGTTATGGAGTGTCTTGTTATTCCCACTGGTATACCAATAAGGGTATATAGGGGAAATTAAATAACTTTCCACTGTGGAAAGATATTTTCAACTGTAGACATGTGACTTGAAAGTCTTTACAGGTGATAATGGGCCTGTCCATATTGAATAAAcgtcagcttaattactggctTTGTTCCTACAAAGAAATTGATATTCCATTGGCATTTTTGTTAAAGGTCAAAGAGTCTGCTCAGGTAATGGAGGACTAGAGCACAAGGGGGTGACTGTTCTTGAAGAGTAACCCTGGTATGAGCAATACCACAAACACTCATTACCTACAAAACCTATTTTAAATTTAGGAAACTGtatcggttctgttttggtcCTTTTAGTGAGTTGGTCTGCCTTCAACAGCTTAGAGAAACTGAACTGCAGTTGGCTTCTGCATGGTGAAATACTGTGGGATTTGGGGATATTGAGATTCTCTGGAACAAGATAATCGCAGCATCCAAATCACTTCATCATGCTGGGTAGTTTGGGCCCCCTTTGCTACCCAGACGGAGGCTGATGCTAGTTGTTGCACGCACGATTATAAACACACAAGCATAGGAGGAAGCAGGC
It encodes:
- the ccnb1 gene encoding G2/mitotic-specific cyclin-B1, whose product is MAFRVTRNRIASENAVVGKAAQTAKPTLRPRAALGNIGNVAISVQGPQRQLKKAEANIPKPKTKKAPVLPVEEPAKEEPKEIPEPPSPSPMDISGCTPSELCDAFSDVLLDIKDVDADDYNNPMLCSEYVKEIYKYLRQLEVDQAVKPKYLLGHEVTGNMRAVLVDWLVQVSVKFRLLQETLFMTVAIIDRFLQDHPVPKKQLQLVGVTAMFIAAKYEEMYPPEIYDFAYVTDHTYTTANIREMEMTVLRVLDFSLGRPLPIQFLRRGSKIAEVAAEQHALAKYFLELCMVDYEMVHIPPSKVASAALSLSLRVFDCGDWDTTLAHYMNFTAEELLPVIQLIAKNVVKVNDGQTKNVAVKNKYASAKMMKISTIAQLKSSLITNLATKSKDCVL